CCGAACGACGGTGACCGGCATCGGGGCTCGACGAACAACCTTCTCGGCCACGCTCCCGAGCAGCACACGCGAGACACCCTGCCGACCGTGGCTGCCGACGACGATGTGATCGACGGCGTTGCCTTCGGCGAACTCGACAATCTCTCGAGCGGGGTCGCCGACGGCGGTCTCGATCCGGAACTCGACGTCTTCCTCGTCGAGCAACAGTCGG
This region of Natronosalvus halobius genomic DNA includes:
- a CDS encoding universal stress protein produces the protein MAILVAYDGSDPAQEAVEHAVRKHADEEIILLRIVELADGFTGAGYNLLKEQFEADEEAPEVSEELRLLLDEEDVEFRIETAVGDPAREIVEFAEGNAVDHIVVGSHGRQGVSRVLLGSVAEKVVRRAPMPVTVVR